A section of the bacterium genome encodes:
- a CDS encoding dehydrogenase, with the protein MPKRKNWQIGREQDYPYEAAPPKRQVAYIFDTNKCIECQTCTIACKATWTSGKGQETTFWNNVETKPYGGYPTAWDLRLLEMSEPARWARGVLETPTVFEGLPPNQPPRGHRPEVADYGAPNLGEDDVTANVEMGMAFEGIHPMWMFYLARICNHCDHPACLAACPRKAVYKREEDGIVLVDQERCRGYQECIRACPYKKVFHNVISRVSEKCIGCYPRVEQGEVALCVEACIGKIRLHGFLSTREAPRPDNPLDYIIKIRRLALPLYPQHGTGPNVFYIPPVHVPDAFLEQLFGPEVAAAKALYREAARDRQLLGALLLFGATNKIITRFAVQGEEAVGWDDAGTELARVPFTEPHRVRNFFDERHGAYRHNTT; encoded by the coding sequence ATGCCCAAGCGCAAGAACTGGCAGATCGGCCGTGAGCAGGACTACCCCTACGAGGCCGCGCCGCCCAAGCGGCAGGTGGCCTACATCTTCGATACGAACAAGTGCATCGAGTGCCAGACCTGCACCATCGCCTGCAAGGCGACCTGGACCAGCGGCAAGGGCCAGGAGACCACCTTCTGGAACAACGTCGAGACCAAGCCCTACGGCGGCTATCCGACGGCCTGGGACCTGCGCCTGCTCGAGATGAGCGAACCCGCGCGCTGGGCGCGCGGCGTGCTCGAGACGCCGACCGTTTTCGAAGGCCTGCCGCCCAACCAGCCGCCGCGCGGCCACCGGCCGGAGGTCGCCGACTACGGCGCGCCCAACCTGGGCGAGGACGACGTCACCGCGAACGTCGAGATGGGCATGGCTTTCGAGGGCATCCACCCGATGTGGATGTTCTACCTCGCCCGCATCTGCAACCACTGCGACCACCCGGCCTGTCTGGCGGCCTGCCCGCGCAAGGCCGTCTACAAGCGCGAGGAGGACGGGATCGTCCTCGTCGACCAGGAGCGCTGTCGCGGCTACCAGGAGTGCATTCGGGCCTGTCCGTACAAGAAGGTCTTCCACAACGTGATCAGCCGCGTGAGCGAGAAGTGCATCGGCTGCTACCCGCGCGTGGAGCAAGGCGAGGTGGCGCTCTGCGTGGAGGCCTGCATCGGGAAGATCCGCCTGCACGGCTTCCTCTCCACGCGCGAGGCGCCGCGCCCGGACAACCCGCTCGACTACATCATCAAGATCCGCCGGCTCGCGCTGCCGCTCTACCCGCAGCACGGCACGGGGCCGAACGTCTTCTACATTCCGCCCGTGCACGTGCCGGACGCCTTCCTCGAGCAGCTCTTCGGCCCGGAGGTGGCCGCGGCGAAGGCGCTCTACCGCGAGGCGGCGCGGGACAGGCAGCTACTCGGCGCGCTGCTGCTCTTCGGGGCGACGAACAAGATCATCACCCGCTTCGCCGTGCAGGGCGAGGAGGCCGTGGGCTGGGACGACGCCGGCACGGAGCTGGCGCGCGTGCCCTTCACCGAGCCCCACCGCGTGCGGAACTTCTTCGATGAGCGCCACGGCGCCTATCGCCACAACACGACCTAG